One region of Scophthalmus maximus strain ysfricsl-2021 chromosome 13, ASM2237912v1, whole genome shotgun sequence genomic DNA includes:
- the ccdc124 gene encoding coiled-coil domain-containing protein 124, giving the protein MPKKFQGENSKAVTARARKAEAKAVADARKKKEEEDALWQETDKHVLKKEQRKDDKEKKRMELLERKKENQRLLDEESARIKGKALREAAAGGKMTRAQIEETLLNEEQDQQLDPKEKNHLETPLEENVNRIIPEEGTEEARTIEDAIAVLSTGPEDLDRHPERRLKAAFLAYEEANMSRLKNENPNMRLSQLKQQLKKEWMKAPENPLNQRFSTYNSK; this is encoded by the exons aTGCCAAAGAAGTTCCAGGGCGAGAACTCCAAGGCGGTCACAGCCAGAGCCCGCAAGGCCGAGGCCAAGGCAGTGGCAGACGCCCgcaagaagaaggaagaggaggatgctTTGTGGCAGGAAACGGACAAACATGTActgaaaaaagagcagagaaag GAtgacaaggagaagaagaggatggaactcctggagaggaaaaaggaaaaccagcgtcttctggATGAGGAGAGTGCCAGGATTAAAGGCAAAGCCTTAAGGGAGGCTGCAGCCGGAGGGAAAATGACTCGTGCCCAGATTGAGGAGACTCTTCTGAACGAGGAGCAGGACCAGCAGCTCGACCCGAAAG AAAAGAACCACCTGGAGACTCCACTAGAGGAGAACGTGAACAGAATTATCCCAGAAGAAGGAACAGAGGAAGCCAGAACAATAGAAGATGCCATCGCAGTGCTTAG CACGGGGCCTGAGGACCTGGACCGCCACCCAGAGCGGAGGCTGAAAGCAGCGTTTCTCGCCTATGAGGAGGCCAACATGTCCCGCCTAAAAAATGAGAACCCCAACATGAGATTGTCGCAGCTGAAGCAACAGTTGAAGAAGGAGTGGATGAAGGCACCAGAGAATCCCCTGAACCAGCGCTTTTCCACGTACAACTCAAAGTGA
- the smim7 gene encoding small integral membrane protein 7 encodes MIADLLIFGTLLVNAGAVLNFKLKRKETQGFGDDSRAPTTGDNIREFLLSLRYFRIFIALWNIFIMFCMIVLFGS; translated from the exons ATGATCGCGGATCTGTTGATATTCGG gACCTTGCTGGTGAACGCAGGGGCTGTGCTGAATTTCAAACT CAAAAGGAAAGAGACCCAGGGATTTGGAGATGACTCCAGAGCACCaacaacag GTGACAACATCAGAGAGTTTCTACTCAGCCTGCGATACTTTCGAATTTTCATCGCTCTGTGGAACATCTTCATCATGTTCTGCATGATTGT GTTGTTTGGATCATGA
- the uhrf1 gene encoding E3 ubiquitin-protein ligase UHRF1 — translation MWIQVRTMDGKETHRVDSLSKLTKVDELRLKITELFKVEPERQRLFYRGKQMEDGHTIFDYSVGLNDIVQLLVRQKAPAADVVKSKDKEAELSDSDSGCGSTQSESDKNSTHGEVEGQTAGTSAQTNTPELVDPGFGFYKINEMVDARDLNMGAWFEAQITNVTKTTKTPKEEAAEARPAEEEILYHVKYEDYPENGVIPLLAKDVRPRARTVYQWHQLEAGMVVMVNYNPDDTKERGYWYDAEIQRKRETRTLREIYAKIILGDAGDSLNDCRIMFVTEIYKIEEPGSLGDAPPGSESPLKRSNGPECKHCKDDLKKNCRWCNCHICGIKQDPDKQLLCDECDMAYHTYCLNPPLTSIPEDEDWYCPGCRNDSSEVVLAGEKLKESKKKSKMASASSSSQRDWGKGMACVGRTKQCTIVPSNHYGPIPGVPVGSLWKFRVQVSESGVHRPHVAGIHGRSNDGSYSLVLAGGYEDDVDDGNEFTYTGSGGRDLSGNKRTAEQSCDQTLTHMNRAVALNCNVPVNDKNGAESKNWREGKPVRVVRSCKGRKHSKYCPEEGNRYDGIYKVVKYWPAKGKSGFLVWRYLLKRDDDEPAPWTRDGKERIKKLGLIMQYPAGYQKEKENKNEVEEAVAAAATPSKAKRKRKSQGSDSSKTSPAKTPKKVKVEVYKLTKQQKALIKDDEPNKKLWDEAMESLSLGPKFLNKVEEVFLCICCQEVVFQPITTECQHNVCRECLQRSFKAEVYTCPACRHDLGKNNSMAINKPLQDILNQFFPGYSNGR, via the exons ATGTGGATTCAAGTGCGCACGATGGACGGGAAGGAGACCCACCGGGTGGACTCCCTGTCCAAACTTACAAAGGTGGATGAGCTGCGTCTCAAAATCACAGAGCTCTTTAAGGTGGAGCCGGAAAGGCAGCGGCTGTTCTACCGCGGCAAGCAG aTGGAAGATGGCCATACCATATTCGACTACAGCGTGGGACTTAACGACATAGTGCAGCTGCTTGTTAGGCAGAAGGCGCCCGCTGCTGATGTTGTCAAAAGCAAGGACAAAGAAGCCGAGCTCTCCGACTCTGATTCTGGCTGTGGCTCAACCCAGAGCGAGTCTGACAAGAATTCTACACACGGAGAGGTCGAAGGTCAAACCGCCGGCACCTCTGCCCAGACAAACACCCCAGAGCTAGTCGATCCAGGATTTGGATTTTACAAG aTTAATGAGATGGTGGATGCGAGAGACTTGAACATGGGAGCCTGGTTTGAGGCCCAGATTACCAACGTAACGAAGACAACAAAGACGCCAAAAGAGGAGGCCGCAGAGGCCCGgccagcagaggaagagatacTGTACCATGTTAAATATGAAGA CTACCCAGAGAACGGGGTGATTCCGTTGCTTGCCAAGGATGTTCGTCCGCGGGCGCGCACAGTGTACCAGTGGCACCAGCTGGAGGCAGGAATGGTCGTCATGGTCAACTACAACCCAGACGACACCAAGGAGCGCGGCTACTGGTATGACGCCGAGatccagaggaagagggagacgcGCACACTGCGGGAAATCTATGCCAAGATTATCCTTGG tgatGCCGGCGACTCTCTTAATGATTGCCGCATCATGTTCGTGACTGAAATCTACAAAATCGAGGAACCGGGCTCTCTGGGTGATGCCCCACCTGGTTCTGAGAGTCCACTTAAAA GATCAAATGGACCTGAGTGCAAGCACTGTAAGGATGATCTGAAAAAGAACTGTCGCTGGTGCAACTGCCACATCTGCGGCATCAAGCAGGATCCTGACAAACAGTTGCTGTGTGACGAATGTGACATGGCCTATCACACCTACTGCTTGAACCCGCCACTCACCTCCATCCCCGAAGATGAGGACTG GTATTGCCCTGGTTGCCGTAACGACAGCAGTGAGGTTGTGTTGGCTggagagaagctgaaggagaGCAAGAAGAAATCAAAGATGGCTTCGGCCAGCTCCTCCAGCCAGAGGGACTGGGGCAAG GGAATGGCCTGTGTTGGTCGAACCAAGCAGTGCACCATCGTCCCTTCCAACCACTACGGTCCGATCCCTGGCGTCCCCGTTGGCTCCTTGTGGAAGTTCAGAGTCCAG GTCAGTGAGTCTGGCGTCCATAGGCCACATGTAGCTGGAATTCACGGCCGAAGCAACGATGGTTCCTACTCTCTTGTCCTGGCTGGAGGTTATGAGGATGATGTG GATGATGGCAATGAGTTCACTTACACTGGTTCTGGGGGACGAGATCTGTCTGGAAACAAGAGGACTGCTGAGCAGTCATGTGATCAGACACTTACCCACATGAACCG GGCAGTGGCGCTCAACTGCAACGTCCCCGTCAACGACAAAAATGGAGCAGAGTCCAAAAACTGGAGGGAAGGCAAACCAGTCAGAGTTGTGCGCAGCTGCAAGGGTCGTAAACACAGTAAATATTGTCCCGAGGAAGGAAACCGATATGATGGGATATACAAG GTGGTGAAATACTGGCCAGCCAAGGGCAAATCTGGCTTCTTGGTGTGGAGGTATCTGCTTAAACGCGATGATGATGAGCCGGCACCGTGGACAAGAGATGGCAAGGAACGCATCAAGAAGCTTGGTCTCATCATGCAG TATCCCGCTGGCTatcagaaagagaaggagaacaaaaatGAAGTGGAGGAGGCAGTGGCTGCGGCGGCAACACCCAGCAAGgccaagaggaagagaaaatctCAGGGCAGCG actCCTCCAAGACATCCCCTGCCAAGACTCCCAAGAAAGTCAAGGTAGAGGTGTACAAGCTTACCAAGCAGCAGAAGGCCCTCATCAAGGATGACGAGCCCAACAAGAAGCTGTGGGACGAAGCCATGGAGTCTCTGTCTCTTGGACCG AAATTTTTGAACAAGGTTGAGGAAGTTTTCCTCTGCATTTGCTGCCAAGAAGTGGTCTTTCAGCCCATCACCACAGAGTGCCAACACAACGTCTGCAGG GAATGCCTTCAGCGGTCCTTCAAAGCAGAGGTGTACACCTGCCCAGCCTGCAGACATGACCTGGGCAAAAACAACTCCATGGCCATCAACAAACCTCTGCAGGATATTCTAAATCAGTTTTTCCCAGGGTACAGCAATGGCCGATGA
- the LOC118318102 gene encoding small conductance calcium-activated potassium channel protein 2-like codes for MRLILVKPTNATRRLDSTGEVFHNGDHEHCTSGGPPPQTKVPEGKCDQHSGASVGASSSPQETSLCCVPRHEMSNGINPPRVPAQMSPLKTQNLTLSQLSNQEWLLLCGQVSSVADDSPSAERVVTGVGHPNHNDKCGCSCPDAHQHSDTSTFQAPSTHSTLQDCLSRVANKRSFSSSLQAQSFSQSSQCSATCQVLPQQTNQKDLLKPAANHPHHNFMPQCSDQEGRDELLQQHPCNHFNLKDSSQPTCPNMFNIPLNSVESLETNQKLHQRPEPAVAADLNWRELFGKEPLLVQQRQKHNSHGLTTGDQTCKPAGDPSIFLKCRHLPKNLLTGTQSQLKRSSTPASEKSVQSFSISQYSSLENQDSVEGRARYGQSQTTSQQLSGSKLSLPKHTPPPADNLDTGGSVNGDAVRPLSSHGTLRSSLADLHSGQQPLQLLHSGVLEDAFSRVIRDDSSKANSENLTNDEGSAPQKRTKDISYRLGQRRALFGKRKQLSDYALVCGMFGIIVMVIETELSRGFYSKESIYSYVLKGLISLSTVILLGLIVMYHAREIQLFMVDNGADDWRIAITLERIIFVVFELLVCAIHPIPGQYVLTWMARLAFSHTTSVGDTDVDILLSVPMFLRLYLIGRVMLLHSKLFTDASSRSIGALNKINFDTRFVMKTLMTICPGTVLLVFSVSCWIIAAWTVRLCERYHDAQEVTGTFLGAMWLISITFLSIGYGDMVPHTYCGKGVCLLTGIMGAGCTALVVAVVARKSELTRAEKHVHNFMMDTQLYKKIKNTAANVLRETWLIYKNTKLVKKIDHSRVRHHQRKFLQAIHQLRRVKMEQRKLTDQANTVADLAKTQNIMYDLVLELQHRSEELERRIVALEEKLDSILLGVQSLPVVLTQAITKLQKDFLDDLACRVHFLSSSLSSECCPVPARQLCPGPPTPETPYS; via the exons ATGAGGTTGATTTTGGTTAAACCCACCAATGCAACGCGACGTCTTGACTCAACAGGTGAAGTCTTCCACAACGGGGACCATGAGCATTGCACCTCAGGGGGCCCACCCCCTCAGACAAAAGTACCTGAGGGGAAGTGTGATCAACACTCCGGGGCCTCAGTTGGAGCATCGTCGTCCCCGCAGGAGACAAGCCTGTGCTGTGTTCCACGCCATGAAATGTCTAATGGAATCAATCCTCCGAGAGTTCCAGCCCAGATGTCGCCGCTGAAAACCCAAAACTTAACCTTATCCCAGCTAAGCAATCAGGAGTGGCTGCTTCTTTGTGGCCAGGTTAGCAGCGTAGCGGATGATTCGCCCTCAGCAGAAAGAGTAGTGACCGGCGTGGGGCATCCAAACCACAATGACAAATGTGGTTGTTCCTGTCCTGATGCACATCAGCATTCAGACACTTCCACTTTTCAAGCACCATCAACACACAGCACACTCCAAGACTGCCTCTCCAGAGTTGCAAATAAGAGGAGCTTTTCATCTTCTCTGCAAGCCCAGTCTTTCTCTCAAAGCAGCCAATGTTCAGCCACTTGCCAGGTTTTACCAcagcaaacaaaccaaaaggaTCTTTTGAAACCCGCAGCAAACCATCCGCACCATAATTTCATGCCTCAGTGCAGTGACCAAGAAGGTCGAGACGAGCTTTTACAGCAGCACCCTTGCAATCATTTTAACCTCAAAGACAGCAGCCAGCCAACTTGTCCAAATATGTTCAACATTCCTCTAAACTCTGTCGAGAGTTTGGAAACAAATCAGAAACTTCACCAACGGCCTGAGCCAGCTGTTGCTGCAGACCTCAACTGGAGAGAGCTTTTTGGTAAAGAACCACTGTTAGTTCAACAACGTCAAAAGCATAACTCTCACGGCTTGACAACTGGCGATCAAACCTGTAAACCAGCTGGGGATCCCTCCATTTTCCTCAAATGCCGTCATCTCCCTAAGAACCTACTGACTGGTACTCAGTCACAGTTGAAGAGGTCATCAACACCAGCCAGTGAAAAAAGTGTTCAATCCTTCTCCATCAGCCAGTATAGTTCACTAGAGAACCAGGATTCAGTGGAGGGAAGAGCTCGATATGGACAAAGTCAG ACGACCTCTCAGCAACTCAGTGGATCCAAACTCTCCCTCCCTAAACATACTCCCCCACCAGCTGACAACTTAGACACTGGTGGTTCAGTTAACGGGGATGCCGTGCGGCCGCTGAGCAGCCATGGCACTTTAAGATCCAGTCTTGCAGATCTTCACTCAGGCCAGCAGCCTCTTCAGCTTCTTCACAGTGGCGTCCTGGAGGACGCCTTCTCCAGAGTCATCAGGGACGACTCCAGTAAGGCCAACAGTGAAAACCTGACCAATGACGAAGGCAGCGCACCACAGAAGAGGACTAAGGACATTAGCTACCGCCTGGGGCAAAGAAGAGCTCTCTTTGGGAAGCGCAAACAATTGAGTGACTACGCCTTGGTCTGCGGGATGTTTGGCATTATTGTCATGGTGATTGAGACAGAGCTTTCCAGGGGATTTTACAGCAAG GAATCCATATATTCATATGTTCTGAAAGGCCTTATCAGCCTTTCTACAGTTATTCTTCTTGGACTCATTGTGATGTACCATGCAAGGGAAATCCAG CTGTTCATGGTGGACAATGGGGCAGATGATTGGAGGATAGCTATCACCCTCGAGCGGAttatctttgttgtgtttgaGCTTCTTGTCTGTGCCATCCATCCAATCCCGGGCCAGTATGTGTTGACCTGGATGGCTCGACTGGCCTTCAGTCACACCACATCAGTCGGGGACACTGATGTGgacatcctcctctctgtgccGATGTTCCTGCGCCTCTACCTGATTGGTCGGGTCATGCTGCTTCACAGCAAACTGTTCACCGACGCTTCCTCCCGCAGCATCGGGGCGCTCAACAAGATCAACTTTGACACTCGTTTTGTGATGAAGACGCTGATGACCATTTGCCCCGGCACAGTCCTGCTGGTGTTCAGTGTGTCCTGTTGGATCATCGCAGCATGGACCGTGCGCCTCTGTGAGAG GTATCATGATGCGCAGGAGGTAACTGGTACCTTCCTTGGAGCAATGTGGCTGATATCCATCACCTTCCTGTCGATCGGCTACGGAGACATGGTCCCTCACACCTACTGTGGAAAAGGGGTTTGCCTATTAACAGGAATTATG GGAGCGGGCTGCACGGCTttagttgttgctgttgttgcaaGGAAGTCAGAACTCACCCGAGCTGAAAAGCATGTCCATAATTTCATGATGGATACTCAACTCTACAAAAAG ATAAAAAACACAGCGGCCAACGTGTTGAGAGAGACGTGGCTCATCTACAAAAACACTAAGCTGGTCAAGAAGATTGATCATTCCAGAGTACGCCACCATCAGCGTAAATTCCTGCAAGCCATCCACCA ACTGCGAAGAGTCAAAATGGAGCAAAGGAAATTAACTGACCAGGCCAATACAGTTGCTGACCTTGCCAAG ACTCAGAACATAATGTACGATCTGGTGTTGGAGCTGCAGCATCGAAGCGAGGAGCTGGAAAGGAGGATCGTAGCTCTGGAGGAGAAACTGGACTCCATCCTTCTCGGTGTGCAGTCGCTGCCAGTTGTGCTTACTCAAGCGATAACAAAGCTGCAAAAGGATTTCCTGGACGACTTGGCTTGTCGCGTCCACTTTCTGTCATCCTCCCTGAGCTCCGAGTGCTGTCCGGTCCCTGCCAGGCAGCTCTGTCCAGGGCCCCCCACTCCAGAGACACCGTACAGCTAA